The following coding sequences are from one Streptococcus sp. NPS 308 window:
- a CDS encoding NADPH-dependent FMN reductase produces MLKLIAIVGTNSKRSTNRQLLQYMQKHFADKAEIELVEIKDIPVFNKPADKLLPAEILEIAAKIEASDGVIIGTPEYDHSIPAVLMSALAWLSYGIYPLLNKPIMITGASYGTLGSSRAQLQLRQILNAPEIKANVLPDEFLLSHSLQAFNPSGDLVDLDVIKKLDAIFDDFRIFVKITEKLRNAQELLRKDAEEFDWENL; encoded by the coding sequence ATGCTAAAACTTATTGCCATTGTTGGAACGAACTCTAAACGTTCTACAAACCGCCAATTGCTCCAATACATGCAAAAACACTTCGCCGACAAGGCTGAGATTGAACTTGTTGAAATCAAGGATATCCCTGTTTTCAACAAACCAGCAGATAAACTTCTTCCTGCTGAAATTCTTGAAATTGCGGCTAAAATTGAAGCATCTGATGGTGTCATCATCGGTACCCCTGAGTACGACCACTCAATCCCTGCAGTTTTGATGAGCGCTCTTGCTTGGCTATCTTATGGTATCTACCCACTTTTGAACAAACCAATCATGATCACTGGTGCTTCTTACGGAACTCTTGGTTCATCTCGTGCTCAATTGCAACTTCGTCAAATCTTGAACGCTCCTGAAATTAAGGCAAATGTTCTTCCAGATGAATTCTTGCTTTCTCACTCTCTTCAAGCATTTAACCCAAGTGGTGACTTGGTTGACCTTGATGTCATCAAGAAATTGGATGCCATCTTTGATGACTTCCGTATCTTTGTGAAGATTACTGAGAAATTGCGCAATGCGCAAGAATTGCTTCGCAAAGATGCAGAAGAATTTGACTGGGAAAATTTGTAA
- the pdxT gene encoding pyridoxal 5'-phosphate synthase glutaminase subunit PdxT, with the protein MKIGILALQGAFEEHAKVLENLGVVSVEIRNLDDFQQRQSDLSGLILPGGESTTMGKLLRDQQMLVPIREAILSGLPVFGTCAGLILLAKEITSQEESHLGTMDIVVERNAYGRQLGSFYTEAECKGVGKIPMTFIRGPIISSLGEGVEILATLDDQIVAAQEKNMLVTSFHPELTDDARLHQYFINMCKEKS; encoded by the coding sequence ATGAAAATCGGAATATTAGCCTTGCAAGGTGCCTTTGAAGAGCATGCAAAAGTGTTAGAAAACTTAGGTGTTGTTAGTGTTGAAATCAGAAATTTAGATGATTTTCAACAACGTCAGAGTGACTTGTCCGGTTTGATTTTGCCTGGTGGGGAATCTACAACCATGGGCAAACTCTTGCGTGACCAGCAGATGCTGGTTCCAATCCGAGAAGCCATTTTATCTGGTCTTCCCGTTTTTGGTACTTGCGCAGGCTTGATTTTGCTGGCTAAGGAAATCACTTCCCAGGAAGAAAGTCATCTTGGAACCATGGATATAGTGGTTGAACGCAATGCCTATGGCCGCCAACTGGGAAGCTTCTATACAGAGGCAGAATGTAAGGGAGTTGGCAAGATTCCAATGACCTTTATCCGCGGACCAATTATCAGTAGTCTTGGAGAGGGTGTTGAAATCCTAGCAACCCTAGACGACCAAATCGTTGCAGCTCAAGAAAAAAATATGCTGGTGACCTCTTTTCATCCAGAGTTAACAGATGATGCTCGCTTGCACCAGTACTTTATCAATATGTGTAAAGAAAAAAGTTGA
- the pdxS gene encoding pyridoxal 5'-phosphate synthase lyase subunit PdxS gives MTENRYELNKNLAQMLKGGVIMDVQNPEQARIAEAAGAAAVMALERIPADIRAVGGVSRMSDPKMIKEIQEAVSIPVMAKVRIGHFVEAQILEAIEIDYIDESEVLSPADDRFHVDKKEFQVPFVCGAKDLGEALRRIAEGASMIRTKGEPGTGDIVQAVRHMRMMNQEIRRIQNLREDELYVAAKDLQVPIELVQYVHEHGKLPVVNFAAGGVATPADAALMMQLGAEGVFVGSGIFKSGDPVKRASAIVKAVTNYQNPQILAQISEDLGEAMVGINENEIQILMAERGK, from the coding sequence ATGACTGAAAATCGTTATGAACTAAATAAAAACTTGGCGCAGATGCTTAAGGGCGGTGTTATCATGGATGTGCAGAACCCTGAACAGGCTCGTATCGCAGAGGCTGCTGGTGCGGCAGCTGTTATGGCCTTAGAGCGGATTCCGGCTGATATTCGTGCAGTTGGTGGTGTTTCTCGTATGAGTGATCCAAAGATGATTAAGGAGATCCAAGAAGCAGTGAGCATTCCAGTGATGGCCAAAGTTAGAATTGGACATTTTGTAGAAGCTCAGATTTTAGAGGCTATTGAGATTGACTATATCGATGAGAGTGAAGTGTTGTCTCCAGCTGACGATCGTTTCCATGTGGACAAGAAGGAATTCCAAGTTCCTTTTGTCTGTGGAGCTAAGGACTTGGGTGAAGCCTTGCGTCGTATCGCTGAAGGAGCTTCCATGATTCGTACAAAAGGAGAACCCGGTACAGGAGACATTGTTCAAGCCGTTCGCCATATGCGTATGATGAATCAGGAAATTCGCCGCATTCAAAACCTACGTGAAGACGAGCTCTATGTTGCTGCCAAAGACTTGCAAGTCCCTATTGAATTGGTTCAGTATGTCCATGAACATGGAAAATTGCCAGTTGTAAACTTTGCAGCTGGAGGCGTTGCAACGCCAGCAGATGCTGCGCTGATGATGCAATTGGGAGCAGAGGGCGTCTTTGTCGGTTCAGGTATTTTCAAATCAGGAGACCCTGTTAAACGAGCAAGTGCCATTGTCAAAGCCGTAACCAATTACCAAAACCCACAAATCTTAGCACAAATTTCAGAAGATCTTGGGGAAGCCATGGTTGGTATCAATGAGAATGAAATCCAAATTCTCATGGCTGAGCGAGGAAAATAG
- the nox gene encoding H2O-forming NADH oxidase, whose product MSKIVVVGANHAGTACINTMLDNFGHENEIVVFDQNSNISFLGCGMALWIGEQIDGAEGLFYSDKEKLEAKGAKVYMNSPVLSIDYDNKVVTAEVEGQEHKESYDKLIFATGSTPILPPIEGVEIVKGNREFKATLENVQFVKLYQNAEEVIEKLADKSKHLERIAVVGGGYIGVELAEAFERLGKEVVLVDIVDTVLNGYYDKDFTQMMAKNLEDNNIRLALGQTVKAIQGDGKVERLVTDKETFDVDMVVLAVGFRPNTALADGKIELFRNGAFLVDKKQETSIPGVYAVGDCATVYDNARKDTSYIALASNAVRTGIVGAYNACGHELEGIGVQGSNGISIYGLHMVSTGLTLEKAKAAGYNATETGFNDLQKPEFMKHDNHEVAIKIVFDKDSREILGAQMVSRDSAISMGIHMFSLAIQEHVTIDKLALTDLFFLPHFNKPYNYITMAALTAEK is encoded by the coding sequence ATGAGTAAAATCGTTGTAGTTGGTGCTAACCACGCTGGTACAGCATGTATCAATACTATGTTGGACAATTTTGGACATGAAAATGAAATCGTTGTATTTGACCAAAACTCAAATATTTCATTCCTTGGTTGTGGAATGGCGCTTTGGATCGGGGAACAAATCGACGGAGCTGAAGGCTTGTTCTACTCTGATAAAGAAAAATTGGAAGCTAAGGGTGCAAAAGTTTACATGAACTCACCTGTTCTTTCAATCGACTATGACAATAAAGTTGTGACAGCAGAAGTTGAAGGTCAAGAACATAAAGAGTCTTATGACAAATTGATCTTTGCGACTGGTTCAACTCCAATCTTGCCTCCAATCGAAGGTGTTGAAATCGTTAAGGGCAACCGCGAATTCAAAGCAACACTTGAAAATGTTCAATTTGTTAAGTTGTACCAAAACGCAGAAGAAGTTATCGAAAAACTTGCTGACAAGAGCAAACACCTTGAGCGCATCGCAGTTGTTGGTGGTGGTTATATCGGTGTTGAACTTGCTGAAGCTTTCGAACGTCTTGGAAAAGAAGTTGTTCTTGTTGATATCGTAGACACTGTTTTGAACGGCTACTACGACAAAGACTTCACTCAAATGATGGCGAAGAACTTGGAAGACAACAACATCCGCTTGGCACTTGGTCAAACAGTAAAAGCTATCCAAGGTGATGGTAAAGTTGAACGCTTGGTAACAGACAAAGAAACATTTGATGTGGATATGGTTGTTCTTGCAGTTGGTTTCCGTCCAAACACAGCTCTTGCTGATGGTAAGATTGAACTCTTCCGTAACGGTGCCTTCCTTGTAGACAAGAAACAAGAAACATCAATTCCAGGTGTTTATGCAGTAGGTGACTGTGCGACTGTTTATGACAACGCTCGTAAAGACACTAGCTACATCGCGCTTGCTTCAAACGCTGTTCGTACTGGTATCGTTGGTGCTTACAACGCTTGTGGACACGAACTTGAAGGAATCGGTGTACAAGGATCAAACGGTATCTCAATCTACGGTCTGCACATGGTTTCAACTGGTTTGACTCTTGAAAAAGCTAAAGCTGCTGGTTACAACGCAACTGAAACAGGCTTTAACGATCTTCAAAAACCAGAATTTATGAAGCACGACAACCATGAAGTTGCCATCAAGATTGTCTTTGATAAAGACAGTCGCGAAATTCTTGGTGCTCAAATGGTATCACGTGATTCTGCTATCAGCATGGGAATTCATATGTTCTCACTTGCTATCCAAGAACATGTGACAATTGACAAGTTGGCTTTGACAGACCTATTCTTCTTGCCACACTTTAACAAACCTTACAACTACATCACAATGGCTGCACTTACAGCTGAAAAATAA
- a CDS encoding arsenate reductase family protein, with the protein MLEFIEYPKCSTCKKAKNELDQLGLDYQDIHIVEETPSEEVILNWLETSGFEVKQFFNTSGIKYRELGLKDKVGSLSNQEAAKLLASDGMLLKRPILVENGAVKQIGYRKSYGELGLK; encoded by the coding sequence ATGTTAGAATTTATCGAATACCCAAAATGTTCAACTTGTAAGAAAGCAAAGAATGAACTTGACCAACTCGGACTTGACTATCAAGATATCCATATTGTAGAAGAAACACCAAGTGAAGAAGTTATTTTAAACTGGCTAGAAACTTCTGGTTTTGAAGTGAAACAATTTTTCAATACCAGTGGTATCAAGTACCGTGAACTTGGCTTGAAGGATAAGGTTGGAAGTCTATCAAATCAAGAAGCTGCCAAGCTTCTAGCGAGTGATGGCATGTTATTGAAACGTCCAATTTTGGTGGAGAATGGTGCTGTTAAGCAAATCGGCTATAGAAAATCCTACGGGGAACTGGGCTTGAAATAG
- a CDS encoding methylated-DNA--[protein]-cysteine S-methyltransferase, with translation MTQKKYSKMLYLSPIGTLSLVADEQYLFGIWVQDQTHFERGLGDETIEEVGSHPVLEQVISYLDTYFEGSVQDLSDLPLAPIGTDFEKRVWAYLQAIPYGQTVTYGQIAQDLQVNSAQAIGGAVGRNPWSILVPCHRVLGSGNRLTGYASGVEKKAWLLQHEGAAFQENKK, from the coding sequence ATGACGCAGAAAAAGTATTCAAAAATGCTCTACTTATCGCCAATTGGAACCTTGTCCTTAGTTGCTGATGAGCAATATTTGTTTGGGATTTGGGTGCAGGACCAAACTCATTTTGAGAGAGGATTAGGGGATGAAACGATAGAAGAAGTTGGTAGCCATCCTGTATTAGAGCAAGTTATTTCCTATTTAGATACCTATTTCGAAGGCAGTGTTCAGGATCTATCTGACTTACCTTTGGCTCCCATTGGAACGGATTTTGAAAAGCGAGTCTGGGCTTACTTACAGGCTATTCCTTACGGTCAAACAGTAACTTACGGACAAATAGCTCAAGACTTGCAGGTGAATTCTGCCCAAGCTATTGGCGGAGCAGTGGGGCGTAATCCCTGGTCCATCCTTGTACCCTGTCATCGTGTGCTGGGGTCAGGCAATCGTCTGACAGGCTATGCATCGGGAGTCGAAAAGAAAGCCTGGCTCTTGCAACATGAAGGTGCAGCATTTCAAGAGAATAAAAAATAG
- a CDS encoding amino acid ABC transporter permease, with product MTVTTLLASDWYQSLMQLIPDGKLFSLRSVFDGIPRIVQQLPTTIMLTLSGAIFGLVLALVFAIVKINRVKILYPLQAFFVSFLKGTPILVQLMLTYYGIPLALKALNQQWGTSFNINAIPAATFAIVAFAFNEAAYASETIRAAILSVNPGEIEAARSLGMTRAQVYRRVIIPNAAVVATPTLINSLIGLTKGTSLAFSAGVVEVFAQAQILGGADYRYFERFISVALVYWVVNIGIESLGRFIEKKMQISAPDTVTTDVKGDLR from the coding sequence ATGACTGTTACAACACTTTTAGCATCAGATTGGTACCAGAGCTTGATGCAGCTGATTCCAGACGGTAAGCTCTTTAGCTTGCGTTCGGTTTTTGATGGGATTCCAAGAATTGTCCAACAACTTCCCACAACTATCATGTTGACGCTTAGCGGTGCGATTTTTGGTTTGGTGCTAGCCTTGGTTTTTGCCATTGTTAAAATAAACCGTGTTAAGATTTTATATCCCTTACAGGCCTTTTTTGTCAGCTTTTTAAAAGGGACACCGATTTTGGTTCAGCTTATGTTGACCTACTATGGGATTCCACTTGCTTTGAAAGCCCTCAATCAACAATGGGGAACCAGCTTCAATATCAATGCTATTCCTGCAGCAACCTTTGCTATCGTAGCTTTTGCCTTTAATGAGGCAGCTTATGCCAGCGAAACCATTCGTGCAGCCATTCTTTCTGTCAATCCTGGTGAGATTGAAGCGGCACGCAGTCTGGGGATGACCCGTGCGCAAGTTTATCGTCGTGTCATTATTCCTAATGCAGCGGTGGTAGCTACTCCAACCTTGATCAATTCCCTCATCGGTTTGACCAAGGGAACTTCGCTAGCCTTTAGTGCGGGTGTTGTCGAAGTTTTTGCTCAGGCTCAGATTTTGGGTGGAGCTGATTATCGTTACTTTGAGCGATTCATCTCCGTAGCCCTTGTTTACTGGGTAGTCAATATCGGAATCGAAAGCCTCGGTCGTTTTATCGAGAAGAAAATGCAAATTTCTGCGCCGGATACAGTAACTACAGATGTGAAAGGAGACCTACGTTAA
- a CDS encoding DUF1836 domain-containing protein, with the protein MNSNFSYPKWEDIPNIDLYLDQVLLYVNQVCAPISPDKDKGLTASMVNNYVKHGYLTKPDKKKYQRKQIARLIAITTLKSVFSIQEIAQTLNSLQTQASSDQLYDAFVDYMNHGIDPENPIIQTSCQTVKLYHQTLDLILSKEEEKIQ; encoded by the coding sequence ATGAATTCTAACTTTTCCTACCCAAAATGGGAAGACATTCCAAACATTGACCTCTATCTGGATCAGGTTTTACTTTATGTCAATCAAGTCTGTGCTCCTATCTCTCCAGATAAAGACAAGGGGCTAACAGCATCCATGGTCAATAACTATGTTAAACATGGTTACCTGACAAAGCCTGACAAGAAAAAATACCAACGCAAACAGATTGCCCGTTTGATTGCCATCACCACTCTCAAGTCTGTCTTTTCGATCCAAGAAATCGCTCAGACACTGAATAGTCTACAAACTCAAGCGAGCTCAGACCAGCTCTACGACGCTTTTGTGGACTACATGAACCATGGGATTGATCCAGAAAATCCTATTATCCAAACCAGCTGTCAAACGGTTAAACTCTATCATCAAACTCTAGACTTAATCCTTAGCAAAGAAGAGGAGAAAATCCAATGA
- a CDS encoding GNAT family N-acetyltransferase, with product MEIRLAFPNEVDAIMQVMEDAKKCLAKSGSDQWQNGYPNADIIIDDIISGQAYVALEEGGELLAYAAVTKSPEEAYEAIYEGSWHGEESEYLVFHRIAVATDVQGQGVAQTFLEGLIEGFDYLDFRSDTHAQNKAMQHIFEKLGFSQVGKVPVDGERLAYQRLKK from the coding sequence ATGGAGATTCGTTTAGCTTTTCCAAACGAAGTAGATGCGATTATGCAGGTGATGGAGGATGCCAAAAAGTGTTTAGCCAAGTCTGGTAGTGACCAGTGGCAAAATGGCTATCCAAATGCTGACATCATTATTGATGATATCATCTCTGGTCAAGCCTATGTGGCATTGGAAGAGGGAGGAGAACTGTTAGCCTATGCTGCTGTGACCAAGAGCCCAGAGGAAGCCTATGAAGCCATTTATGAAGGAAGTTGGCATGGGGAAGAATCAGAATATCTGGTCTTTCACCGTATCGCTGTGGCAACAGATGTCCAAGGACAAGGAGTTGCTCAGACTTTCCTAGAAGGCTTGATTGAAGGTTTTGATTATCTAGATTTTCGTTCAGATACGCATGCACAAAACAAGGCCATGCAGCATATCTTTGAAAAACTTGGATTCAGTCAGGTCGGAAAAGTTCCAGTTGATGGGGAACGCTTGGCCTATCAGAGATTAAAAAAATGA
- a CDS encoding FAD:protein FMN transferase yields the protein MPLRSRSERLMGTTITISLVDEQADCLLQGAFDLLRELEYRFNANSQESELMEINHQAGIAPVKVHPDLFELIALGLEHSLAPSSHLNISIGPLIQTWRIGFSDALLPELNEIEAVLPLVDPHFIKLDPASSTVFLEKKGMKLDLGCLAKGYSADKVAQYLKVHGVTSALINLGGNILTIGNNQAKEGKDWQIGIQDPRNPRGNHLLTIPVSNKSVVTSGIYERHMTIDGEDYHHIFDSETGFPVETELASLTIISDKSVDGEIWTTRLFGERSASILWQVESLDGIEAILIDKEGNLTCSSGL from the coding sequence TTGCCTCTTCGTTCACGTTCTGAACGACTCATGGGAACAACTATCACGATTTCATTAGTAGATGAACAGGCAGATTGCCTGCTTCAAGGAGCCTTTGATTTACTCAGAGAGCTCGAGTACCGCTTCAACGCCAACAGTCAAGAATCCGAATTGATGGAGATCAATCACCAGGCTGGAATTGCTCCGGTCAAGGTCCATCCTGACTTATTTGAACTGATTGCTCTTGGGTTAGAACATAGTCTAGCTCCATCTAGCCATCTCAATATCAGTATTGGTCCCTTGATTCAAACCTGGCGAATCGGTTTTTCAGATGCTCTACTCCCCGAGCTAAACGAAATCGAAGCTGTCTTGCCTCTAGTTGACCCGCATTTTATCAAGTTAGATCCAGCTAGCTCTACTGTATTTTTAGAGAAAAAGGGAATGAAACTTGATTTAGGTTGCTTAGCTAAAGGCTATAGTGCAGATAAGGTTGCTCAGTATTTAAAAGTACACGGAGTCACTTCTGCCTTGATCAATCTCGGAGGAAATATCCTCACCATCGGGAACAATCAAGCCAAAGAAGGGAAAGACTGGCAAATCGGTATTCAAGATCCACGAAATCCTCGTGGCAATCATCTCCTAACCATTCCTGTTTCTAACAAATCCGTCGTCACTTCTGGTATCTATGAACGCCACATGACAATAGACGGAGAAGACTATCACCATATTTTTGATAGCGAGACAGGATTCCCTGTCGAAACAGAGCTCGCTAGCCTAACGATTATCTCAGATAAATCCGTCGATGGTGAGATTTGGACAACCCGCCTATTCGGAGAACGTAGCGCTTCTATCCTCTGGCAAGTCGAAAGTTTAGATGGCATCGAAGCCATTCTCATCGACAAAGAGGGGAACCTTACATGTTCTTCAGGCCTTTAA
- a CDS encoding NAD(P)H-dependent oxidoreductase, with protein sequence MKFVGLVGSNYDQSYNRKLLEFIRRNFKFKFELEVLEIDEVPMFNQDEKWDESFQLRFLYNKITRADGVIIATPEHNHTISASLKSVLEWLSYEVHPFENKPVMIVGASYYDQGTSRAQVHLRKILDAPGVNAYTLPGNEFLLGKAKEAFDNNGNITNEGTVKFLETCLDNFVKYVGVVSKLKKPKPIEPEDLDCGKPIATTITEVDPDDPEWVEKVAAITGAVSGDTYVKLDHGILTVNQIDMFLKAMPFELTYADDNNQFLYYNNAHQDPDTMFAKRVPPQSGSRMSTVHGSLPPARMKNVEWVIGTLRNGNQEYVRTIVPGSPAGVINTHNYQAMYYPDGSYAGINEIVFNFQPWLDWYLKETGQRLVGGSGSFAPAAGGHGDADATSGASDSGDAGGHGGDADATSGASN encoded by the coding sequence ATGAAATTTGTTGGACTTGTTGGATCAAACTACGATCAATCATATAACCGCAAACTCTTGGAATTTATTCGTCGTAATTTCAAATTCAAATTTGAATTAGAAGTTCTTGAAATCGACGAAGTTCCAATGTTTAACCAAGACGAAAAATGGGACGAAAGCTTCCAATTGCGTTTCTTGTATAACAAGATTACACGTGCTGATGGTGTCATAATTGCGACTCCTGAGCACAACCACACTATCTCAGCTTCTCTCAAATCTGTACTTGAATGGCTTTCATACGAAGTTCATCCATTTGAAAACAAACCTGTTATGATTGTGGGAGCATCATACTACGACCAAGGGACTTCACGTGCCCAAGTTCACCTTCGTAAGATTCTTGACGCTCCTGGTGTCAATGCCTACACACTTCCAGGTAATGAATTCCTTCTTGGTAAAGCCAAAGAAGCTTTTGATAACAATGGAAACATCACCAACGAAGGCACTGTTAAATTCCTTGAAACTTGCTTAGATAACTTTGTAAAATACGTAGGAGTCGTTTCGAAATTGAAAAAACCAAAACCAATCGAACCAGAAGACTTGGATTGTGGAAAACCAATTGCTACAACCATTACAGAAGTTGACCCTGATGATCCAGAATGGGTAGAAAAAGTTGCAGCAATCACTGGGGCTGTTTCTGGTGATACCTATGTCAAATTGGACCACGGTATCCTGACAGTTAACCAAATCGATATGTTCTTGAAAGCTATGCCATTTGAATTGACATATGCTGATGATAACAACCAATTCCTCTACTACAACAACGCTCACCAAGATCCAGACACCATGTTTGCTAAACGTGTACCACCTCAATCAGGTAGCCGTATGTCAACTGTGCATGGTTCTCTTCCGCCAGCACGCATGAAAAATGTAGAGTGGGTTATCGGAACACTTCGCAACGGAAACCAAGAATACGTCCGTACGATCGTTCCAGGTTCTCCTGCAGGTGTCATCAACACACACAACTACCAAGCAATGTACTATCCTGATGGATCATACGCTGGAATCAATGAAATCGTCTTTAACTTCCAACCATGGCTTGACTGGTACCTAAAAGAAACGGGTCAACGTTTGGTGGGTGGTAGCGGATCATTTGCTCCTGCAGCTGGAGGTCATGGAGACGCCGATGCTACTTCTGGCGCTTCTGATTCAGGTGATGCTGGAGGCCACGGTGGTGACGCAGACGCTACTTCTGGTGCAAGCAACTAA
- the trhA gene encoding PAQR family membrane homeostasis protein TrhA — protein MNTSLKLSKKLSFGEEIANSVTHAVGAVIMLILLPISSTYSYEAHGFLSSFGVSIFVISLFLMFLSSTIYHSMAYGSTHKYVLRIIDHSMIYVAIAGSYTPVVLTLMNNWFGYLIIAIQWGTTIFGILYKIFAKKVNEKFSLALYLIMGWLVLAIIPAIISQTTPIFWSLMVTGGLCYTVGAGFYAKKKPYFHMIWHLFILAASALQYIAIVYYM, from the coding sequence ATGAACACCAGCCTAAAGCTCAGTAAAAAACTTAGTTTTGGAGAGGAAATTGCTAATAGCGTGACCCATGCTGTGGGTGCCGTTATCATGCTCATCCTACTTCCTATTTCATCCACCTATAGTTATGAAGCACATGGATTTTTATCGTCTTTTGGCGTTTCTATCTTTGTTATCAGTCTCTTTCTCATGTTCCTCTCGTCAACCATTTACCACTCTATGGCCTATGGTTCGACCCACAAATACGTCTTGCGAATCATCGACCATTCTATGATTTATGTGGCTATCGCAGGCTCTTATACGCCAGTCGTCTTGACTTTGATGAATAACTGGTTTGGGTATCTGATTATTGCCATTCAATGGGGAACGACCATCTTTGGCATTCTCTATAAAATCTTTGCTAAAAAGGTTAATGAGAAATTCAGCCTTGCCCTTTACCTGATTATGGGCTGGTTGGTTCTAGCTATCATTCCTGCCATTATCAGTCAAACAACGCCAATTTTCTGGAGTCTCATGGTAACTGGCGGACTCTGTTATACAGTTGGAGCTGGATTTTACGCTAAGAAAAAACCTTATTTTCACATGATTTGGCATCTCTTTATCCTAGCAGCATCTGCACTCCAATACATCGCGATTGTTTATTACATGTAA